CCTTCGGCGGCTTCCTCGGCACCCCGATGCGGCTGCAGTTCACCTGGGAGGGCTGCGACTCGGCGCTCGCCGCGCCGATCGTCCTCGACCTGGCCCGGATCTCCCTGGCCGCGCACGCGGCGGGGCGCACGGGCCCGCTGACGCCGCTGGCCTTCTTCTTCAAGGACCCCCTCGGGGACGGCGACCACGCGCTGCACGCCCAGTGGGCGGAGCTGCGCGCGTTCGTCGCGGGACTCGACGGCGACGGCCGCTGAGGAGGTCCCGTACGACGTGAACGGCCGGGCAGGCCGCGGTGGTGCGCACCCTGCCCGGCCGGTCCCGCGTGACCGCGACCGCGGCGGCGGTCAGTCCTCCACGTCGCCCTTGATGTACTTCTGGGCGAACTCGTACGCGAGGTCGCCGAACTGGGTGCCGAACTCCATCGACCGCTCGACCGTGGTCGTGAAGTGCACCCCGGCCCAGAGCCGGCTGTAGCCGCAGTCCTTCACGAACTCGGTCCAGGTGCCGTAGTGCAGCTCCATGTCCCTGGCGGGGGTGATCCCGGGCTCCGTCAGCGTCCAGCCGGCGGGGATGGGCCAGGTCCAGTCCAGGCGGTCGTCGCCGAGGAAGCGCCGGGCGGCCTGCGCCTCGGCGGCGCAGAGCGTCGTGGATCCCGACGGGTAGTCGGGGTGGTCGCCCACGGGGAGGAAGCTGGCCCACTCGTCGGCGGGCATGTCGTGCACGGTCCCGATGCCGGGCCCGCCCCAGGCGGACACCTTCTTCTTGCCGTACACGTGCCGGATGGCGGAGAACGGCCGCGGCGCCTGGTACTTGACCTTATAGTGCCAGGCCGCGATGAGATCCTCGACCTGTGCCAGCGAACTCGTGTAGATCAGGTGGACCCAGTCGTCCAGCTCCAGGTCGTGGGCTATCCCCGCGGCCTTCGTCGACTGGCCGATGCCCAGGAACTTGTTGTCGAAGAACTCGGCCTTCACCTTCTGCTCGTCGTCGAGCGTGGCGGACGCCTCCAGGATCTCGTCCACCGAGCGCTTGTAGCGGCGCGGGTCGGTGTGGTCGAGGTGGTCCGGCGGGGCCAGCGGGAACTGGCTCGGGTGCCGGTAGGTGTCCGGCTTCACCAGCGCCATCTGCGGGGTGACCATGTGCTGGACGACGAAGATGCCCTTGTCGCCCGGGCCGCCGCCCACCCGGCGGCGGTGCGGGTGCCTGGCCGGCTGCCACTTCGACGGGTTGACCAGCTTGTAGGCGGTGTTCACCGGCTCGAAGCCGGTGTAGTCCTCGTAGGGCTGCCCGTGGTACTTCCGGCCCTCGTCGCCGAAGAGGTTCATGCCGTCACGCGCCTTGGCCTTGAGGACGCCCCTGGCGGCCAGGTTGCCGATGCCCACCGGGCTGGTGGGATCCGTCGACTGGTCGTCGGGGTCCAGGCCGAGCGTGGTCATGAGCTGCCGGAAGGCCGCCACCCGCTCCTTGAAGACGGACTGGAACACCACGTTCGCGGCGTGGAACGCGGCGACGTTCTTGTTCCGGTTGGTGTTCGACTCGCTGGCGGGACGGCGCGGTATGCGGCTGTGCCGGCCGACGGCGGTCGGGTGGTAGGGCGCCAGCGCGTCGAACCACGCGGTCATCGTGAGATGGGTGAGGTAGACGAGGACCGTCGCGTCCATCGGGCCGAGCGGCTCCTCGGACGGGTTGGCCGCCGTGCTGAGCAGGTCCCGGTGGAAGTTGCCGGTGTCGAAGTCGAATTCGGCGGCGGCGGCCGGCTTCGCCGCCGGTCCCGTGCCCTGGCCGGCGGCGGCCGCGGTGCCGGTCCCCAGGGTCGCCAGCGCGGCGGTCGAGGCGCCGCCGAGCAGCAGCGACCTGCGAGCTGGGGAGAAGCCAGCGGAGGAGGAGTTTCCGGACGTCATCGTATTTTTTCCTTGTCCCTAGCGAGGATGCGTTGCACGTCCCAGGCGGGGCCCGTGGGGGGCCGGGCCACGCCTGGGAGACCGGAGTCGGCCGTTGTTCGCCCGAGTCGTGCGGTGGTGCGCTATGCCGGGTAGTTCCCGTACCGCCGTTCCCGCCCGCGCAGGTCGGTCATCGCGGTGTCGAAGTCGGCTCGCGTCATGTCCGGGAACAGCACGGGGGAGAAGTGCAGTTCGGCGTAGGGGGACATCAGCGGGAAGAAGGACGACATCCGGATCGCGCCGCCGGTGCGGATGAGGAAGTCGACCTGCTTCGGGACGTAGGCGTTCTCGGCCAGGATCTTCTCGGTCAGCTCGGGAACCTTGCCGTTGAGCCTGTTGAAGAGCTGGATGACCTCCTCGGTGAGGGACATGCCCATGATGTAGTGGAGCGTGAAGCCCGCCTCCTTGTTGGACTCGTCCCGCAGGTTCTCCAGCTCGGTGAGGTACTTCTTGGGCACTAGGTCGAGCGACCCGGTGAAGTCGAACCTGCAGTTGTCGTGCGTGCGCCGGGCCACGTCGTTGAACGCGACCAGGAACGTCGTCACCGCGGGCTCGGGGCGGCTGAAGTTCGCGGCCGAGGAGGTGGTGATGTACAGGGTGGTGATGCCGTCGTTCCTCGCCCAGTCCATGAACTCGACGAGCTTGTCCGCCATCGCCTTGTAGCCGTCGTCGAGCGACACGCCGTTCGCCTTGGACCAGCGGCGCATTCCGTCCGGCAGCAGCATCAGGTTGGTCACTGTCATCCCCTTTGGTGTGCGTGGTCAGATGTGTCGGAGGGTTGTGCGCACGCGGGAGCGTGAATGGGCCGGAGCGGGTCCGGCGCAACCTGCTGCGATCAGTCCTCGGCCTCGCCCGAGACGTGCCGCTGCACGAACTCGTGGGCCAGGTCGCCGAACTGCTTGCCGAACTCCACGGACCTCTCGGCCGTCTTCGTGAAGTTCACGCCGGCCCACACCCGGCTCAGGGCGGCGTCCCGGACGAAGGTGGTCCAGGTGCCGTAGTTCAGCTCGATGTCGCGGGCCGGGACCAGCCCGGGTTCCGTCTGCGTCGAGCCGGCTTTGAAGGTGTACGTCCACTCCAGGACGTCGTCACCGAGGAAGCGCCGCGCCCCCTGCGCCATGGCGGCGCACAGGGCGGTGGATCCCGACGGGTACTCGGGGTGGTCGTTCACCGGCAGGTAGCCGGCCCACTCGTCGGCGCGGAGTTCGACCGTCCCCTTGCCGGGACCGCCCCAGGCGCGCACCTTCTGCCTGCCGTACACGTGCCTGACCGCGCTGAAGGGCCGGACGGCGTCGTACGCGTGCTTGAGGTGCCAGGAGGCGATCAGGTTGTCGAGCTGGGCCACCGAGCTGGTCATGTAGAGGTGCACCCAGCCGTCCAGGTCCAGGTCGTGGGCGATCGCCGCGGCCCTCGTCGCCAGCAGGATGCCCTGGTAGTTGTTGCTGAAGAACTCCGCCTTCGCCTTCTGCTCGTCGGTCAGCGCGGCGGAGGCGCGGAGGATCTCGTCCACGGCGCGCTTGTAGCGGCCCGGTGCGGTGTGGTCGCTGTGGTCGGGCGGCGGCAGCTCGAACCGGCCCGGGTCCCGGAAGGTGTGGCCCTCGACCAGCCGGAGCTGCGGGGTGGCGAACTGCTGGACGGTGAAGATGCCCTTGTCGCCCGGGCCGCCGCCCACCCGGCGGCGGTGCGGGGTCCTGGCGGGCTGCCACTTCGACGGGTCGACCAGCTTGTAGGCGGTGTTCACCGGCTCGTAGCCGGTGTAGTCCTCGAAGGGCTGGGGGTGGTACCTCCGGCCCTCGTCCCCGAGGAAGTTCATGCCGTCGCGCCGCCGGGCCTCGACGGCGGCCTTGCCGGCCAGATTGCCGATGCCCGCAGGGGTGGCCGGGTCCTCCGACTCGTCGTCGGGGTCGAGGCCGATCGCCTCCAGCAGCCCCCGCAGGATGTAGCCCCGCTCCGGGTAGGCGACGCTCACCACGTGGTACGTGGCGTACAGCCCGGCGATGTTCTTGTTCCTGTTGGTCTCGGACTCGCCGGCGGGGCGGCGGGGGAGCCGGGTGCGCACGCCGACGGCGGTCGGATGGTAGGGCGCCAGGGCGTCGAACCAGGCGGTCTGCATGACGTCCTGGATCCAGAAGATGAGGGTGACGTCCGCGGGACCGAGGTCCTGCGTCTCCCCGCTGGAGTCGCCCGCCACGGTGAGCAGGTCACGGACGAAGTTGCCCTTGTCGAGGTCGAAGGCGGGCGGCGGCTCCGCCGCCGGTCCCGGCTCGGCGGCGGCGGTGCCCGCGTGGCCCAGGGCGGTGAGGGCCGCGGCCGAGCCGCCGCCGAGCAGCAGCGACCTGCGCCGTGGTGAGAAGCCGGGGACGGAGGAGCTTCCGGACGTCGTCATAATCTGTTCCTTATCGACTTGCGCCGCTGGAGATGACAGGTCGGCCGGCGGACGTTCCCGGCCCACGCGAAAGCGGCCGGCGATATCCGGGTCACCCCGGCATCACCAGCCGCTCGAGCTGCAGTCTGGGCGCAGTGCGCCTCAGGATTATGCGGTCTTCGTCTCCTCGGACAGCTCCTCCGGCTCCCCGTCCGCCTTCTCCTCCGCGGGCTCCTCCGCGGGCGTGGGCAGCGGGCCGCCGCGCAGCAGCAGACCGGAGACGACCGCGCCGATCGCGAAGAGGGCCGTGCACCACCAGAACACCGTGGTGTAGCCGTCGATCGCCGCGAGGTCGAGCTGGCTCTGCGACGGCTGCCCCTGCACGTTGCTCTCCAGCCAGTTGCCGGTGGCGGTGGCGGCGATCGTGTTGAGCAGCGCCGTGCCGACCGCGCCGCCGAGCTGCTGGCCGGTGTTGACGCAGGCCGAGGCGATCCCCGCGTCCCTGGGCTCCACGCCCGAGGTGCCGGTGCGCAGCGCCGCGGCGTAGATGAAGCCCATGCCGAGGCCGACGACCATGAGCGGGCCGAGCAGGTGGGTCACGTAGCCCGAGTCCACGCCGATCACGGTCAGCCAGGCCATGCCGAGCGCGCTGAGCACCAGGCCGAAGGTGACCAGCGGCCGGGGGCCGTACGTCGGCATCAGCTTGATGGCGCCGGCGCTCGCCCCCACGGTCGTGCACACGACCATCGGCAGCAGCGCGACGCCCGAGGTGATCGCCGAGTAGTCGAGGTTGGTCTGCATGTAGTAGATGAGGAACAGCATCACGCCGAACATGCCGGTCCCGACGAGCAGCACCGTGAAGTACGCGCCGCCGCGGTTGCGGTCGAGCAGGATCCTGGGCGGCAGCAGCGGGTTGGCGGCGCGCGTCTGCGAGAACGCGAAGACGAGGAGCAGGACGCCGCCGAGCGCGAGGACGCCCCACGTCGAGGTCGTGCCCCAGCCCTCGTCGGCGGCGTTGGCGAAGCCGTAGACGAGGCAGAACATGCCGCCCGACGCCAGCACCACGCCCGGGACGTCCAGCTTGGCACCCGTCCTGGTCTCCCGCTGCATCAGCATGACGCTGCCGGCGAAGGCGACGACGGCGAAGACGAGGTTGACGTACATGCACCAGCGCCAGTTCAGCGCGGAGACCAGCGCGCCGCCGAGGATGAGCCCCAGGCCCGCACCGCTGGCCGCGACCGCGCTGTAGATGCCGAACGCCTTGGCCTTCTCCTTCGGGTCGTGGAAGGTGGTGGCCAGCAGCGCCAGACAGGCGGGCGCGAGCATTGAGGCGAAGGCGCCCTGGCAGGCGCGGGCCGTCACCAGCATCTCGAAGTTGGTCGCGGCCCCGCCGACGGCGGAGGCGCCGGCGAAGCCGGTGAGCCCGATGAGGAAGCTTTCCTTGCGGCCGATGATGTCGGACAGCCGCCCGCTGAACAGCAGCAGGCTGCCGAACGGCAGCGCGTAGGCGGTCACGATCCACTGCCGGTCGGAGTCGGAGAACTCCAGCGCTTCCTGCGCCGACGGCAGGGCGAGGTTCATCACGGTCAGATCGAGGCCGACCATGAGATAGGCGGTGCAGATGACGGCGAGGATGAGCCACCGCCGGGGATCCCCGAGCGCTTCCGAGCCCGGCCCGCCCGCTGGGGCTGCGCTCCGTGTTTCCATGATCATCTCCTGGTGCCATCGGTCGTACCTGGGGGGTGTCACACATAGGACGGGCACGACGGGTCGGCGCGTGACATGACGATCGATCGGAACCGGCCAGACTCGCGGGTGTGCGGCGGCAGGTGACGTGCTCCGGCGCCCCTGCCGCGGGGCCCTCCCGGCGCGTGCCCGCTGTCGCACGGGCCGGAAGGCCCCGGCTGCATGCCGGTGCGCGGCGGCAGGCTACGGGCCCGGGGAGGGCACGTGCCGCCGGGTATCAGTCCTCGACCTCACCCTTGATGTGCTTCTGCACGAACTCGTGGGCCATGTCGCCGAACTGCTCCCCGAAGGCGATGGACGTCTCGACCGTCTTGCGGAAGTGCACCCCGCCCCACACGCGGCTGGCGCCGCACTTCTGCGTGAAGTCGGTCCAGGTGGGGAAGTGCAGTTCGATGTCCTTCGCGGGGACGACGCCGGGCTCCGTCCGCGTCGAGCCTGCCGGGAACGTGAACTTCCAGTCCAGCTCGTCGGAGCCGAAGTAGCGCCGCGCGCACTGGGACGCCGCGGAGCACAGCGTCGTGGAGCCCGACGGGTACTCCGGGTGGTCGCCCACCGGGAGATAGCTGGACCATTCCCCGGCGGGCATGTCGTCGACCGTCCCCATGCCGGGGCCGCCCCAGGAGGTCACCTTCTTCTTGCCGTAGACGTGCTGGATCACCGTGACCGGCCGCGCCGCGTCGTACTTGGTCTTCTCGTTCCAGACGGCGATCAGCGGGTCGAACGTCGCCAGCAGGTGCTCCAGGATGAAGTGCGCCCAGCCCTGCACGCCCAGCTCGCCGTTCTGGTCGTGCTTCCGCGCGATGACCAGCGCCGAGTGGCCGATTCCCCAGATCTTGTTGTCCATGACCTCGGCGATGGCCTTCTGCTCGTCGGTGAGCGCGGCCGACGCCTCCAGGACCTCGTCCGCGGAGCGCTTGAAGTCCCGGGGCCGGGTGTGGTCGACGTGCTTGGGCGGCGGGACGGTGAACTCGCGCGGGTCGGCGTAGATGTGGGGCTTCACCATCCGCATCTGCGGGGTGACGAAGTGCTGGGCCACCCAGATGCCCAGGTCGCCGGGACCGCCGCCGACGCGGCGGCCGTTGTGGGCCTGGAGCTGCGGCTGCCAGCGCGAGGGGTTGACGACGTCGAAGGCGGTGTTCACGGGCCGGTAGCCGGTGTAGTCCGCCCAGGGCCTGGGGTTGTACTTGCGGCCGCCGTCGTGACCGAGGAAGTTCATGCCGTCGTTCTTGAGGGCCTCGAAGACGGACTTGCCGGCGATGTTACCGACACCGACCGGGTCGGCCGGATCCATCGAGTCGTCGTCGGGGTCCAGGCCGATGCTGGTCAGCAG
The Streptomyces sp. CNQ-509 DNA segment above includes these coding regions:
- a CDS encoding vanadium-dependent haloperoxidase encodes the protein MTTGHSPVSGFSPRRRSLLIGGASAAALLPLGHAGTAAAAEGGKAAQAEFDLDKDNYIEWFQPEDDGAGISPSSEIFGPMDVTVFLWINHLTGLGWFDAVAPYHETAVGVHSRIPRRPSSESATNRNMNIACIYSQYQLVKQVIPSRVKPMRDLLTSIGLDPDDDSMDPADPVGVGNIAGKSVFEALKNDGMNFLGHDGGRKYNPRPWADYTGYRPVNTAFDVVNPSRWQPQLQAHNGRRVGGGPGDLGIWVAQHFVTPQMRMVKPHIYADPREFTVPPPKHVDHTRPRDFKRSADEVLEASAALTDEQKAIAEVMDNKIWGIGHSALVIARKHDQNGELGVQGWAHFILEHLLATFDPLIAVWNEKTKYDAARPVTVIQHVYGKKKVTSWGGPGMGTVDDMPAGEWSSYLPVGDHPEYPSGSTTLCSAASQCARRYFGSDELDWKFTFPAGSTRTEPGVVPAKDIELHFPTWTDFTQKCGASRVWGGVHFRKTVETSIAFGEQFGDMAHEFVQKHIKGEVED
- a CDS encoding MFS transporter, whose amino-acid sequence is METRSAAPAGGPGSEALGDPRRWLILAVICTAYLMVGLDLTVMNLALPSAQEALEFSDSDRQWIVTAYALPFGSLLLFSGRLSDIIGRKESFLIGLTGFAGASAVGGAATNFEMLVTARACQGAFASMLAPACLALLATTFHDPKEKAKAFGIYSAVAASGAGLGLILGGALVSALNWRWCMYVNLVFAVVAFAGSVMLMQRETRTGAKLDVPGVVLASGGMFCLVYGFANAADEGWGTTSTWGVLALGGVLLLVFAFSQTRAANPLLPPRILLDRNRGGAYFTVLLVGTGMFGVMLFLIYYMQTNLDYSAITSGVALLPMVVCTTVGASAGAIKLMPTYGPRPLVTFGLVLSALGMAWLTVIGVDSGYVTHLLGPLMVVGLGMGFIYAAALRTGTSGVEPRDAGIASACVNTGQQLGGAVGTALLNTIAATATGNWLESNVQGQPSQSQLDLAAIDGYTTVFWWCTALFAIGAVVSGLLLRGGPLPTPAEEPAEEKADGEPEELSEETKTA
- a CDS encoding DUF6851 domain-containing protein: MTTSGSSSVPGFSPRRRSLLLGGGSAAALTALGHAGTAAAEPGPAAEPPPAFDLDKGNFVRDLLTVAGDSSGETQDLGPADVTLIFWIQDVMQTAWFDALAPYHPTAVGVRTRLPRRPAGESETNRNKNIAGLYATYHVVSVAYPERGYILRGLLEAIGLDPDDESEDPATPAGIGNLAGKAAVEARRRDGMNFLGDEGRRYHPQPFEDYTGYEPVNTAYKLVDPSKWQPARTPHRRRVGGGPGDKGIFTVQQFATPQLRLVEGHTFRDPGRFELPPPDHSDHTAPGRYKRAVDEILRASAALTDEQKAKAEFFSNNYQGILLATRAAAIAHDLDLDGWVHLYMTSSVAQLDNLIASWHLKHAYDAVRPFSAVRHVYGRQKVRAWGGPGKGTVELRADEWAGYLPVNDHPEYPSGSTALCAAMAQGARRFLGDDVLEWTYTFKAGSTQTEPGLVPARDIELNYGTWTTFVRDAALSRVWAGVNFTKTAERSVEFGKQFGDLAHEFVQRHVSGEAED
- a CDS encoding DUF6851 domain-containing protein, whose translation is MTSGNSSSAGFSPARRSLLLGGASTAALATLGTGTAAAAGQGTGPAAKPAAAAEFDFDTGNFHRDLLSTAANPSEEPLGPMDATVLVYLTHLTMTAWFDALAPYHPTAVGRHSRIPRRPASESNTNRNKNVAAFHAANVVFQSVFKERVAAFRQLMTTLGLDPDDQSTDPTSPVGIGNLAARGVLKAKARDGMNLFGDEGRKYHGQPYEDYTGFEPVNTAYKLVNPSKWQPARHPHRRRVGGGPGDKGIFVVQHMVTPQMALVKPDTYRHPSQFPLAPPDHLDHTDPRRYKRSVDEILEASATLDDEQKVKAEFFDNKFLGIGQSTKAAGIAHDLELDDWVHLIYTSSLAQVEDLIAAWHYKVKYQAPRPFSAIRHVYGKKKVSAWGGPGIGTVHDMPADEWASFLPVGDHPDYPSGSTTLCAAEAQAARRFLGDDRLDWTWPIPAGWTLTEPGITPARDMELHYGTWTEFVKDCGYSRLWAGVHFTTTVERSMEFGTQFGDLAYEFAQKYIKGDVED
- a CDS encoding undecaprenyl diphosphate synthase family protein, translating into MTVTNLMLLPDGMRRWSKANGVSLDDGYKAMADKLVEFMDWARNDGITTLYITTSSAANFSRPEPAVTTFLVAFNDVARRTHDNCRFDFTGSLDLVPKKYLTELENLRDESNKEAGFTLHYIMGMSLTEEVIQLFNRLNGKVPELTEKILAENAYVPKQVDFLIRTGGAIRMSSFFPLMSPYAELHFSPVLFPDMTRADFDTAMTDLRGRERRYGNYPA